The following are from one region of the Coffea eugenioides isolate CCC68of chromosome 2, Ceug_1.0, whole genome shotgun sequence genome:
- the LOC113763325 gene encoding probable pectinesterase 8 — MNPKGISLIIFIGLIAILSSNQFRNVPFLILEYVNDLITLEMLSSSTVIPIDLMLGYNRGHHHHHHDDKKRKIVSICDDFPPDFPPPDTNTTSTICVDHNGCCNFTTVQAAVDAVEVLSSKRTIIWINNGIYFEKVIIPKTKPNISFQGQGFTSTAIVWNDTANSSHGTFYSGSVQVFAANFIAKNISFMNVAPIPGPGAVGAQAVAMRIAGDQAAFWGCGFFGAQDTLHDDRGRHYFKECYIQGSIDFVFGNGKSFYENCRLTSIANPVAVGARAITGAVTAHGRASKDENSGYAFVNCSIGGTGRIWLGRAWRPFSTVVFAYTSMSDIIASEGWNDFNDPSRDQTVFYGEYNCSGNGANTTLRVPYAQKLDDTQATPFLNISFMDGDQWLQPYS, encoded by the exons ATGAATCCTAAGGGCATATCCTTAATCATTTTCATCGGCCTCATTGCTATTTTATCATCCAATCAATTCAGGAATGTACCTTTCTTGATCCTTGAGTATGTTAACGATCTTATTACCCTTGAAATGCTCTCGTCATCTACCGTTATTCCGATTGATCTGATGCTTGGTTATAATAGaggtcatcatcatcatcatcacgatgacaagaaaaggaaaatagtgTCAATCTGTGATGATTTTCCACCTGATTTTCCCCCTCCAGATACCAACACAACATCCACAATATGTGTTGATCATAATGGTTGCTGCAACTTCACCACCGTACAAGCTGCTGTCGATGCTGTTGAAGTTCTCAGCTCGAAAAGGACTATAATATGGATAAATAATGGCATTTACTT CGAGAAAGTTATCATTCCGAAAACAAAACCAAACATCTCCTTTCAAGGACAAGGCTTTACGTCCACGGCAATTGTGTGGAATGATACAGCCAATTCTTCGCATGGCACATTTTACAGCGGCTCCGTTCAAGTTTTTGCTGCCAACTTCATAGCCAAGAATATAAGTTTCATG AACGTGGCCCCTATACCTGGTCCGGGAGCAGTGGGAGCACAAGCAGTAGCGATGAGAATAGCGGGAGACCAAGCGGCCTTCTGGGGTTGTGGGTTCTTTGGAGCGCAGGACACCCTGCATGATGACCGAGGCCGCCACTATTTTAAAGAATGTTACATACAAGGCTCCATTGATTTCGTCTTTGGCAATGGGAAATCATTTTATGAG AATTGCCGGTTAACCTCAATAGCGAACCCAGTGGCAGTAGGAGCAAGGGCGATAACCGGAGCAGTGACGGCGCATGGGCGAGCTTCCAAGGACGAAAACAGTGGCTATGCTTTCGTGAATTGCAGCATTGGAGGAACAGGAAGAATCTGGCTGGGACGAGCGTGGAGGCCCTTCTCCACTGTTGTGTTTGCTTACACTTCTATGTCTGACATCATTGCTTCTGAGGGATGGAATGACTTCAATGATCCTTCCAGAGACCA GACTGTTTTCTATGGGGAGTACAATTGTTCTGGCAATGGAGCTAATACAACACTAAGGGTGCCTTATGCCCAAAAGCTCGATGACACACAAGCTACACCTTTTCTGAATATTTCTTTCATGGATGGTGATCAGTGGCTGCAACCATACAGTTAA
- the LOC113760845 gene encoding (+)-neomenthol dehydrogenase-like, whose amino-acid sequence MAESALFLSAKRVAVVTGANKGIGLEICRQLASKGVMVVLTARDPKKGIEAVQSLQATASCDNVIFHQLDVADPSSIASLADFIKTRFGKLDILVNNAAVLGQLSNYNFVADPYMQPGGYINWNEVSTQAHDLAEECLKTNYYGPKSTTEAFAPLLKLSDSGRVVNVSSSSGKLKFIANNWAQTTLSDADCLTEDRIDEVLNEFLKDFKEGFLNAKGWPSFLSAYTLSKAALNAYTRIVAKKYPEWMINCVCPGYVKTDMNYHRGVLSSEEGAESPVWLALLPPGEKPSGLFFSQKIVSPF is encoded by the exons ATGGCAGAATCAGCCCTTTTTCTTTCAGCAAAGAG GGTTGCAGTTGTTACAGGAGCGAACAAGGGGATAGGATTAGAGATATGTAGGCAATTAGCTTCCAAAGGGGTGATGGTGGTTTTAACCGCTAGAGACCCGAAAAAGGGTATTGAAGCTGTTCAAAGTCTCCAGGCCACGGCATCTTGTGATAATGTCATTTTTCATCAGCTTGATGTGGCGGACCCTTCAAGTATAGCTTCCCTGGCAGACTTTATCAAGACCCGATTTGGAAAACTTGACATATTG GTAAACAATGCAGCTGTTCTTGGT CAATTAAGTAACTACAACTTTGTTGCCGACCCGTATATGCAGCCAGGAGGATACATTAATTGGAATGAGGTTTCGACTCAAGCTCATGATTTGGCGGAAGAATGCTTAAAAACAAACTACTACGGACCAAAAAGCACAACTGAAGCATTTGCCCCCCTTCTCAAATTGTCTGATTCAGGAAGAGTTGTTAACGTTTCCTCCTCATCTGGGAAGCTAAAG TTCATAGCGAATAATTGGGCTCAAACAACACTAAGCGATGCAGATTGCCTTACTGAAGACAGGATTGATGAAGTACTGAATGAGTTTCTGAAAGATTTCAAAGAGGGTTTTCTGAATGCCAAAGGCTGGCCTTCTTTTCTGTCTGCTTATACATTATCAAAAGCTGCCTTAAATGCCTACACGAGGATTGTGGCTAAGAAGTATCCTGAGTGGATGATCAACTGTGTCTGCCCAGGCTATGTTAAAACTGATATGAATTACCATAGAGGCGTCTTATCCTCAGAAGAAGGTGCAGAAAGTCCCGTATGGCTGGCCCTGTTGCCCCCCGGGGAAAAGCCATCGGGATTGTTCTTCTCCCAGAAAATTGTCTCACCTTTCTAG
- the LOC113760844 gene encoding (+)-neomenthol dehydrogenase-like: MAEAKRYAIVTGANKGIGFEVCRNLASKGITVVLTARDEKRGLDALHKLKFSAGLSADHLLFHQLDVADSSSVASLAQFIKTQFGRLDILVNNAGIIGADIDSDAFKAAIAAGAVEEERANKVDWSSSIKETHELAVQCFQTNYYGAKRMIEAFVPLLQLSQSPRVVNVSSGAGKLKNIPSEWARGIFTDVDNLTEERVDEVLNQYLKDLKEGSREAKGWPSFLSSYTVSKAAMNAYTIVVAKKHPHIKINSVCPGFVKTDINFESGTLTVEEGADSIVRLALLPDDGPSGLFFIRSEISPLG, translated from the exons ATGGCAGAAGCAAAGAG GTATGCAATTGTGACCGGGGCAAACAAAGGGATAGGATTTGAGGTATGCAGGAACTTAGCTTCTAAAGGAATCACCGTGGTTCTGACTGCCAGGGATGAGAAGAGGGGACTCGATGCTCTTCACAAGCTCAAATTCTCTGCTGGTCTTTCTGCTGATCATTTGCTATTTCATCAGCTTGATGTGGCAGATTCGTCTAGCGTTGCTTCCCTTGCTCAATTCATCAAGACTCAGTTTGGAAGGCTTGATATCTTG GTGAATAATGCAGGAATTATTGGAGCTGATATAGACTCTGATGCTTTTAAAGCTGCGATTGCAGCTGGTGCTGTTGAAGAG GAACGAGCTAATAAAGTTGACTGGAGCAGTTCGATCAAAGAGACTCATGAATTGGCAGTACAATGCTTCCAAACAAACTATTATGGTGCCAAAAGAATGATTGAAGCCTTTGTTCCTCTTCTCCAATTATCTCAATCACCAAGAGTTGTCAACGTTTCCTCAGGCGCGGGAAAGCTAAAG AATATACCCAGTGAATGGGCCAGAGGGATATTCACTGATGTCGACAACCTTACAGAAGAGAGAGTGGATGAGGTGCTCAATCAGTACCTGAAAGACTTAAAAGAAGGTTCCAGAGAAGCCAAAGGCTGGCCTTCATTCCTGTCTTCTTATACAGTCTCGAAAGCAGCCATGAATGCATACACAATTGTTGTCGCAAAGAAGCATCCCCACATCAAGATCAATAGTGTCTGTCCTGGTTTTGTCAAAACGGATATAAACTTCGAATCCGGCACATTGACTGTAGAAGAAGGTGCTGACAGTATTGTGAGGCTGGCTCTGCTGCCTGATGATGGTCCTTCTGGCTTGTTCTTCATTCGCAGTGAAATATCACCTCTTGGATAG
- the LOC113760846 gene encoding (+)-neomenthol dehydrogenase-like isoform X2: MAETSIGNSPKRCAVVTGANRGIGLEICRQLASQGITVVLTARDEKRGLDALHRLRDSGGLSGDLLFHQLDVGDSSSVASLAEFINTQLGRLDILVNNAGIGGAIVDEAAIRAAACIKNG; this comes from the exons ATGGCTGAAACAAGCATCGGTAACAGCCCGAAAAG ATGTGCAGTTGTAACAGGAGCAAACAGAGGGATTGGACTGGAGATATGCAGGCAGTTAGCTTCTCAGGGGATCACTGTGGTGTTGACTGCTAGAGATGAGAAGAGGGGACTTGACGCCCTTCACAGGCTCAGAGATTCAGGTGGTCTTTCTGGTGATCTGCTCTTCCATCAGCTTGATGTGGGGGATTCATCTAGTGTTGCTTCGCTTGCTGAGTTCATCAACACTCAACTTGGAAGGCTTGATATCTTG GTGAACAATGCAGGGATTGGTGGAGCTATCGTAGACGAGGCTGCTATAAGAGCTGCTGCT TGTATAAAAAATGGATAG
- the LOC113760846 gene encoding (+)-neomenthol dehydrogenase-like isoform X1, giving the protein MAETSIGNSPKRCAVVTGANRGIGLEICRQLASQGITVVLTARDEKRGLDALHRLRDSGGLSGDLLFHQLDVGDSSSVASLAEFINTQLGRLDILVNNAGIGGAIVDEAAIRAAAVSFCVT; this is encoded by the exons ATGGCTGAAACAAGCATCGGTAACAGCCCGAAAAG ATGTGCAGTTGTAACAGGAGCAAACAGAGGGATTGGACTGGAGATATGCAGGCAGTTAGCTTCTCAGGGGATCACTGTGGTGTTGACTGCTAGAGATGAGAAGAGGGGACTTGACGCCCTTCACAGGCTCAGAGATTCAGGTGGTCTTTCTGGTGATCTGCTCTTCCATCAGCTTGATGTGGGGGATTCATCTAGTGTTGCTTCGCTTGCTGAGTTCATCAACACTCAACTTGGAAGGCTTGATATCTTG GTGAACAATGCAGGGATTGGTGGAGCTATCGTAGACGAGGCTGCTATAAGAGCTGCTGCTGTAAGTTTTTGTGTAACATAA